One segment of Vulpes lagopus strain Blue_001 chromosome 8, ASM1834538v1, whole genome shotgun sequence DNA contains the following:
- the TRIM63 gene encoding E3 ubiquitin-protein ligase TRIM63 isoform X3, protein MDYKSSLIQDGNPMENLEKQLICPICLEMFTKPVVILPCQHNLCRKCANDIFQAANPFWTSRVGSVSMSGGRFRCPSCRHEVIMDRHGVYGLQRNLLVENIIDIYKQECSSRPLQKGSHPMCKEHEDEKINIYCLTCEMPTCSMCKVFGAHKACEVAPLQSVFQGQKTELSNCISMLVAGNDRMQTIITQLEDSCRVTKENSHHVKEELSQKFDVLYAILDEKKSELLQRITREQEDKLSFIEGLIQQYREQLDKSTKLVETAIQSLDEPGGAIFLLSAKQLIKSIVEASKGCQLGKTEQGFENMDYFTLDLEHIADTLRAIDFGTDEEEEEFIEEEEDQEEEESTERKEEGS, encoded by the exons ATGGATTATAAATCAAGCCTAATCCAGGATGGGAACCCCATGGAGAACCTGGAGAAGCAGCTCATCTGTCCTATCTGCCTGGAGATGTTTACCAAGCCGGTGGTCATCTTGCCTTGTCAGCACAACCTCTGCCGGAAGTGTGCCAATGACATTTTCCAG GCCGCAAACCCCTTCTGGACCAGCCGGGTTGGCTCCGTGTCCATGTCTGGAGGCCGTTTCCGCTGCCCCTCCTGCCGCCACGAGGTGATCATGGATCGTCACGGAGTGTACGGCCTGCAACGGAATCTGCTGGTGGAGAACATCATTGATATCTACAAGCAGGAGTGCTCCAG TCGGCCCCTGCAGAAGGGCAGCCACCCCATGTGCAAGGAGCATGAAGACGAGAAAATCAACATCTATTGCCTCACGTGTGAGATGCCCACGTGTTCCATGTGCAAGGTGTTTGGGGCTCACAAGGCCTGTGAGGTGGCCCCCCTGCAGAGCGTCTTTCAGGGACAAAAG ACGGAGCTGAGTAACTGTATCTCCATGCTGGTGGCAGGGAATGACCGGATGCAGACCATCATCACTCAGCTGGAGGACTCCTGTCGAGTGACCAAG GAGAATAGTCACCACGTGAAGGAAGAGCTGAGTCAGAAGTTTGACGTACTATATGCTATCCTGGACGAGAAGAAGAGTGAGCTGCTGCAGCGGATCACGCGGGAGCAGGAGGATAAGCTCAGCTTCATTGAGGGCCTCATCCAGCAGTACCGGGAGCAGCTGGACAAGTCCACTAAGCTGGTGGAGACGGCCATCCAGTCCCTGGACGAGCCTGGTGGGGCCATCTTCCTTTTG AGCGCCAAGCAACTCATCAAAAG CATTGTGGAAGCCTCCAAGGGTTGCCAGTTGGGGAAGACAGAACAGGGCTTTGAAAACATGGACTACTTTACTTTGGACTTGGAGCACATAGCAGACACCCTGAGGGCCATCGACTTTGGGACAG atgaggaagaggaagagttcattgaagaagaagaagatcaggaagaggaagagtccacagagagaaaggaagaag
- the TRIM63 gene encoding E3 ubiquitin-protein ligase TRIM63 isoform X2, protein MDYKSSLIQDGNPMENLEKQLICPICLEMFTKPVVILPCQHNLCRKCANDIFQAANPFWTSRVGSVSMSGGRFRCPSCRHEVIMDRHGVYGLQRNLLVENIIDIYKQECSSRPLQKGSHPMCKEHEDEKINIYCLTCEMPTCSMCKVFGAHKACEVAPLQSVFQGQKTELSNCISMLVAGNDRMQTIITQLEDSCRVTKENSHHVKEELSQKFDVLYAILDEKKSELLQRITREQEDKLSFIEGLIQQYREQLDKSTKLVETAIQSLDEPGGAIFLLSAKQLIKSIVEASKGCQLGKTEQGFENMDYFTLDLEHIADTLRAIDFGTDEEEEEFIEEEEDQEEEESTERKEEGHQ, encoded by the exons ATGGATTATAAATCAAGCCTAATCCAGGATGGGAACCCCATGGAGAACCTGGAGAAGCAGCTCATCTGTCCTATCTGCCTGGAGATGTTTACCAAGCCGGTGGTCATCTTGCCTTGTCAGCACAACCTCTGCCGGAAGTGTGCCAATGACATTTTCCAG GCCGCAAACCCCTTCTGGACCAGCCGGGTTGGCTCCGTGTCCATGTCTGGAGGCCGTTTCCGCTGCCCCTCCTGCCGCCACGAGGTGATCATGGATCGTCACGGAGTGTACGGCCTGCAACGGAATCTGCTGGTGGAGAACATCATTGATATCTACAAGCAGGAGTGCTCCAG TCGGCCCCTGCAGAAGGGCAGCCACCCCATGTGCAAGGAGCATGAAGACGAGAAAATCAACATCTATTGCCTCACGTGTGAGATGCCCACGTGTTCCATGTGCAAGGTGTTTGGGGCTCACAAGGCCTGTGAGGTGGCCCCCCTGCAGAGCGTCTTTCAGGGACAAAAG ACGGAGCTGAGTAACTGTATCTCCATGCTGGTGGCAGGGAATGACCGGATGCAGACCATCATCACTCAGCTGGAGGACTCCTGTCGAGTGACCAAG GAGAATAGTCACCACGTGAAGGAAGAGCTGAGTCAGAAGTTTGACGTACTATATGCTATCCTGGACGAGAAGAAGAGTGAGCTGCTGCAGCGGATCACGCGGGAGCAGGAGGATAAGCTCAGCTTCATTGAGGGCCTCATCCAGCAGTACCGGGAGCAGCTGGACAAGTCCACTAAGCTGGTGGAGACGGCCATCCAGTCCCTGGACGAGCCTGGTGGGGCCATCTTCCTTTTG AGCGCCAAGCAACTCATCAAAAG CATTGTGGAAGCCTCCAAGGGTTGCCAGTTGGGGAAGACAGAACAGGGCTTTGAAAACATGGACTACTTTACTTTGGACTTGGAGCACATAGCAGACACCCTGAGGGCCATCGACTTTGGGACAG atgaggaagaggaagagttcattgaagaagaagaagatcaggaagaggaagagtccacagagagaaaggaagaag ggCACCAGTAA
- the TRIM63 gene encoding E3 ubiquitin-protein ligase TRIM63 isoform X1: MDYKSSLIQDGNPMENLEKQLICPICLEMFTKPVVILPCQHNLCRKCANDIFQAANPFWTSRVGSVSMSGGRFRCPSCRHEVIMDRHGVYGLQRNLLVENIIDIYKQECSSRPLQKGSHPMCKEHEDEKINIYCLTCEMPTCSMCKVFGAHKACEVAPLQSVFQGQKTELSNCISMLVAGNDRMQTIITQLEDSCRVTKENSHHVKEELSQKFDVLYAILDEKKSELLQRITREQEDKLSFIEGLIQQYREQLDKSTKLVETAIQSLDEPGGAIFLLSAKQLIKSIVEASKGCQLGKTEQGFENMDYFTLDLEHIADTLRAIDFGTDEEEEEFIEEEEDQEEEESTERKEEGKKFIYLHSFIHSSIHSVSQSFNNMKSCVQSAVLDSWDDANMW, from the exons ATGGATTATAAATCAAGCCTAATCCAGGATGGGAACCCCATGGAGAACCTGGAGAAGCAGCTCATCTGTCCTATCTGCCTGGAGATGTTTACCAAGCCGGTGGTCATCTTGCCTTGTCAGCACAACCTCTGCCGGAAGTGTGCCAATGACATTTTCCAG GCCGCAAACCCCTTCTGGACCAGCCGGGTTGGCTCCGTGTCCATGTCTGGAGGCCGTTTCCGCTGCCCCTCCTGCCGCCACGAGGTGATCATGGATCGTCACGGAGTGTACGGCCTGCAACGGAATCTGCTGGTGGAGAACATCATTGATATCTACAAGCAGGAGTGCTCCAG TCGGCCCCTGCAGAAGGGCAGCCACCCCATGTGCAAGGAGCATGAAGACGAGAAAATCAACATCTATTGCCTCACGTGTGAGATGCCCACGTGTTCCATGTGCAAGGTGTTTGGGGCTCACAAGGCCTGTGAGGTGGCCCCCCTGCAGAGCGTCTTTCAGGGACAAAAG ACGGAGCTGAGTAACTGTATCTCCATGCTGGTGGCAGGGAATGACCGGATGCAGACCATCATCACTCAGCTGGAGGACTCCTGTCGAGTGACCAAG GAGAATAGTCACCACGTGAAGGAAGAGCTGAGTCAGAAGTTTGACGTACTATATGCTATCCTGGACGAGAAGAAGAGTGAGCTGCTGCAGCGGATCACGCGGGAGCAGGAGGATAAGCTCAGCTTCATTGAGGGCCTCATCCAGCAGTACCGGGAGCAGCTGGACAAGTCCACTAAGCTGGTGGAGACGGCCATCCAGTCCCTGGACGAGCCTGGTGGGGCCATCTTCCTTTTG AGCGCCAAGCAACTCATCAAAAG CATTGTGGAAGCCTCCAAGGGTTGCCAGTTGGGGAAGACAGAACAGGGCTTTGAAAACATGGACTACTTTACTTTGGACTTGGAGCACATAGCAGACACCCTGAGGGCCATCGACTTTGGGACAG atgaggaagaggaagagttcattgaagaagaagaagatcaggaagaggaagagtccacagagagaaaggaagaaggtaaGAAATTTATCTacctccattcattcatccattcatccattcattcagtcagtcagtcattcaACAATATGAAGTCCTGTGTGCAAAGTGCTGTGCTGGACTCTTGGGATGATGCCAATATGTGGTGA